From the Equus przewalskii isolate Varuska chromosome 19, EquPr2, whole genome shotgun sequence genome, one window contains:
- the RXRB gene encoding retinoic acid receptor RXR-beta isoform X5, which produces MPQGSVGRWGCEKKCIVGSRPGGGGDGPGWIPRQQRRRREPENNKPRSRSRGRLDGTGWATAGGINSTVSLPGGGSGPPEDVKPPVLGVRGLHCPPPPGGPGAGKRLCAICGDRSSGKHYGVYSCEGCKGFFKRTIRKDLTYSCRDNKDCTVDKRQRNRCQYCRYQKCLATGMKREAVQEERQRGKDKDGDGEGAGGAPEEMPVDRILEAELAVEQKSDQGVEGPGGTGGSGSSPNDPVTNICQAADKQLFTLVEWAKRIPHFSSLPLDDQVILLRAGWNELLIASFSHRSIDVRDGILLATGLHVHRNSAHSAGVGAIFDRSLSRVLTELVSKMRDMRMDKTELGCLRAIILFNPDAKGLSNPSEVEVLREKVYASLETYCKQKYPEQQGRFAKLLLRLPALRSIGLKCLEHLFFFKLIGDTPIDTFLMEMLEAPHQLA; this is translated from the exons ATGCCGCAGGGCAGTGTGGGCCGGTGGGGGTGCGAAAAGAAATGCATTGTGGGGTCGCGTCCCGGTGGCGGCGGCGACGGCCCTGGCTGGATCCcgcggcagcagcggcggcggcgggagccgGAGAACAACAAACCCCGGAGCCGGAGCCGGGGGAGGCTGGACGGGACGGGATGGGCGACAGCGGGCGGG ATTAACTCAACAGTGTCGCTCCCTGGGGGTGGGTCTGGCCCCCCTGAAGATGTGAAGCCACCAGTCTTAGGGGTCCGGGGCCTGCACTGTCCACCCCCTCCaggtggccctggggctggcaaACGGCTATGTGCAATCTGCGGGGACCGAAGCTCAG GCAAACACTATGGGGTTTACAGCTGTGAGGGCTGCAAAGGCTTCTTCAAGCGCACCATCCGGAAGGACCTGACCTACTCGTGCCGGGACAACAAAGACTGTACGGTGGACAAGCGCCAGCGGAACCGCTGTCAGTACTGCCGCTATCAGAAGTGCCTGGCCACGGGCATGAAGAGGGAGG cgGTACAGGAGGAGCGTCAGCGGGGGAAGGACAaggatggggatggggagggggctggaggagcccCTGAAGAGATGCCCGTGGACAGGATCctggaggcagagctggctgTGGAGCAGAAGAGTGACCAGGGCGTTGAGGGTCCTGGGGGAACCGGGGGTAGCGGCAGCAGC CCAAATGACCCTGTGACTAACATCTGTCAGGCAGCTGACAAACAGCTATTCACGCTTGTTGAGTGGGCAAAGAGGATCCCACACTTTTCCTCCTTGCCTCTGGATGACCAGGTCATATTGCTACGGGCAG GCTGGAATGAACTCCTCATTGCCTCCTTTTCCCACCGATCCATTGATGTCCGAGATGGCATCCTCCTCGCCACAGGTCTTCACGTGCACCGCAACTCAGCCCATTCTGCAGGCGTGGGAGCCATCTTTGATCG GTCCCTCTCCAGGGTGCTGACAGAGCTAGTGTCCAAAATGCGTGACATGAGGATGGACAAGACAGAGCTTGGCTGCCTGAGGGCAATCATTCTGTTCAATCCAG ATGCCAAGGGCCTCTCCAACCCCAGTGAGGTAGAGGTCCTGCGAGAGAAAGTGTATGCATCACTGGAGACCTACTGCAAACAGAAGTACCCTGAGCAGCAGGGACG gtttgccAAACTGCTGCTACGTCTTCCTGCCCTCAGGTCCATCGGCCTTAAGTGTCTAGAACATCTGTTTTTCTTCAAGCTCATTGGTGACACCCCCATCGACACCTTTCTCATGGAGATGCTCGAGGCTCCCCATCAGCTGGCCTGA
- the RXRB gene encoding retinoic acid receptor RXR-beta isoform X3 — translation MSWAARPPFLPQRHAAGQCGPVGVRKEMHCGVASRWRRRRPWLDPAAAAAAAGAGEQQTPEPEPGEAGRDGMGDSGRDSRSPDSSSPNPLPQGAPPPSPPGPPLPSSAAPSLGGSGAPPPPPMPPPPLGSPFPVISSSMGSPGLPPPAPPGFSGPVSSPQINSTVSLPGGGSGPPEDVKPPVLGVRGLHCPPPPGGPGAGKRLCAICGDRSSGKHYGVYSCEGCKGFFKRTIRKDLTYSCRDNKDCTVDKRQRNRCQYCRYQKCLATGMKREAVQEERQRGKDKDGDGEGAGGAPEEMPVDRILEAELAVEQKSDQGVEGPGGTGGSGSSPNDPVTNICQAADKQLFTLVEWAKRIPHFSSLPLDDQVILLRAGWNELLIASFSHRSIDVRDGILLATGLHVHRNSAHSAGVGAIFDRSLSRVLTELVSKMRDMRMDKTELGCLRAIILFNPDAKGLSNPSEVEVLREKVYASLETYCKQKYPEQQGRFAKLLLRLPALRSIGLKCLEHLFFFKLIGDTPIDTFLMEMLEAPHQLA, via the exons ATGTCTTGGGCTGCTCGCCCGCCCTTCCTCCCCCAGCGGCATGCCGCAGGGCAGTGTGGGCCGGTGGGGGTGCGAAAAGAAATGCATTGTGGGGTCGCGTCCCGGTGGCGGCGGCGACGGCCCTGGCTGGATCCcgcggcagcagcggcggcggcgggagccgGAGAACAACAAACCCCGGAGCCGGAGCCGGGGGAGGCTGGACGGGACGGGATGGGCGACAGCGGGCGGG ACTCCCGAAGCCCAGATagttcctccccaaatccccttccCCAGGgggcccctcccccttctcctcctgggcCACCCTTACCGTCATCAGCAGCCCCATCCCTTGGAGGCTctggggccccacccccacccccgatgCCACCACCCCCACTGGGCTCCCCCTTCCCCGTCATCAGCTCTTCCATGGGGTCCCCTGGTCTGCCCCCTCCAGCTCCCCCAGGATTCTCCGGGCCTGTCAGCAGTCCCCAG ATTAACTCAACAGTGTCGCTCCCTGGGGGTGGGTCTGGCCCCCCTGAAGATGTGAAGCCACCAGTCTTAGGGGTCCGGGGCCTGCACTGTCCACCCCCTCCaggtggccctggggctggcaaACGGCTATGTGCAATCTGCGGGGACCGAAGCTCAG GCAAACACTATGGGGTTTACAGCTGTGAGGGCTGCAAAGGCTTCTTCAAGCGCACCATCCGGAAGGACCTGACCTACTCGTGCCGGGACAACAAAGACTGTACGGTGGACAAGCGCCAGCGGAACCGCTGTCAGTACTGCCGCTATCAGAAGTGCCTGGCCACGGGCATGAAGAGGGAGG cgGTACAGGAGGAGCGTCAGCGGGGGAAGGACAaggatggggatggggagggggctggaggagcccCTGAAGAGATGCCCGTGGACAGGATCctggaggcagagctggctgTGGAGCAGAAGAGTGACCAGGGCGTTGAGGGTCCTGGGGGAACCGGGGGTAGCGGCAGCAGC CCAAATGACCCTGTGACTAACATCTGTCAGGCAGCTGACAAACAGCTATTCACGCTTGTTGAGTGGGCAAAGAGGATCCCACACTTTTCCTCCTTGCCTCTGGATGACCAGGTCATATTGCTACGGGCAG GCTGGAATGAACTCCTCATTGCCTCCTTTTCCCACCGATCCATTGATGTCCGAGATGGCATCCTCCTCGCCACAGGTCTTCACGTGCACCGCAACTCAGCCCATTCTGCAGGCGTGGGAGCCATCTTTGATCG GTCCCTCTCCAGGGTGCTGACAGAGCTAGTGTCCAAAATGCGTGACATGAGGATGGACAAGACAGAGCTTGGCTGCCTGAGGGCAATCATTCTGTTCAATCCAG ATGCCAAGGGCCTCTCCAACCCCAGTGAGGTAGAGGTCCTGCGAGAGAAAGTGTATGCATCACTGGAGACCTACTGCAAACAGAAGTACCCTGAGCAGCAGGGACG gtttgccAAACTGCTGCTACGTCTTCCTGCCCTCAGGTCCATCGGCCTTAAGTGTCTAGAACATCTGTTTTTCTTCAAGCTCATTGGTGACACCCCCATCGACACCTTTCTCATGGAGATGCTCGAGGCTCCCCATCAGCTGGCCTGA
- the RXRB gene encoding retinoic acid receptor RXR-beta isoform X1 produces the protein MSWAARPPFLPQRHAAGQCGPVGVRKEMHCGVASRWRRRRPWLDPAAAAAAAGAGEQQTPEPEPGEAGRDGMGDSGRDSRSPDSSSPNPLPQGAPPPSPPGPPLPSSAAPSLGGSGAPPPPPMPPPPLGSPFPVISSSMGSPGLPPPAPPGFSGPVSSPQVRGCDPLTASPLSFPCFPCDPRSLCELPYGPLTFQSSNPGRPMVLVRPLALPEINSTVSLPGGGSGPPEDVKPPVLGVRGLHCPPPPGGPGAGKRLCAICGDRSSGKHYGVYSCEGCKGFFKRTIRKDLTYSCRDNKDCTVDKRQRNRCQYCRYQKCLATGMKREAVQEERQRGKDKDGDGEGAGGAPEEMPVDRILEAELAVEQKSDQGVEGPGGTGGSGSSPNDPVTNICQAADKQLFTLVEWAKRIPHFSSLPLDDQVILLRAGWNELLIASFSHRSIDVRDGILLATGLHVHRNSAHSAGVGAIFDRSLSRVLTELVSKMRDMRMDKTELGCLRAIILFNPDAKGLSNPSEVEVLREKVYASLETYCKQKYPEQQGRFAKLLLRLPALRSIGLKCLEHLFFFKLIGDTPIDTFLMEMLEAPHQLA, from the exons ATGTCTTGGGCTGCTCGCCCGCCCTTCCTCCCCCAGCGGCATGCCGCAGGGCAGTGTGGGCCGGTGGGGGTGCGAAAAGAAATGCATTGTGGGGTCGCGTCCCGGTGGCGGCGGCGACGGCCCTGGCTGGATCCcgcggcagcagcggcggcggcgggagccgGAGAACAACAAACCCCGGAGCCGGAGCCGGGGGAGGCTGGACGGGACGGGATGGGCGACAGCGGGCGGG ACTCCCGAAGCCCAGATagttcctccccaaatccccttccCCAGGgggcccctcccccttctcctcctgggcCACCCTTACCGTCATCAGCAGCCCCATCCCTTGGAGGCTctggggccccacccccacccccgatgCCACCACCCCCACTGGGCTCCCCCTTCCCCGTCATCAGCTCTTCCATGGGGTCCCCTGGTCTGCCCCCTCCAGCTCCCCCAGGATTCTCCGGGCCTGTCAGCAGTCCCCAGGTGAGAGGTTGTGACCCACTTACTGCCtctccactttcatttccttgttttccttgTGACCCCAGATCCTTGTGTGAACTTCCCTATGGCCCACTGACCTTCCAGTCCTCTAATCCTGGCAGGCCTATGGTCCTTGTGAGACCTCTTGCCCTTCCTGAG ATTAACTCAACAGTGTCGCTCCCTGGGGGTGGGTCTGGCCCCCCTGAAGATGTGAAGCCACCAGTCTTAGGGGTCCGGGGCCTGCACTGTCCACCCCCTCCaggtggccctggggctggcaaACGGCTATGTGCAATCTGCGGGGACCGAAGCTCAG GCAAACACTATGGGGTTTACAGCTGTGAGGGCTGCAAAGGCTTCTTCAAGCGCACCATCCGGAAGGACCTGACCTACTCGTGCCGGGACAACAAAGACTGTACGGTGGACAAGCGCCAGCGGAACCGCTGTCAGTACTGCCGCTATCAGAAGTGCCTGGCCACGGGCATGAAGAGGGAGG cgGTACAGGAGGAGCGTCAGCGGGGGAAGGACAaggatggggatggggagggggctggaggagcccCTGAAGAGATGCCCGTGGACAGGATCctggaggcagagctggctgTGGAGCAGAAGAGTGACCAGGGCGTTGAGGGTCCTGGGGGAACCGGGGGTAGCGGCAGCAGC CCAAATGACCCTGTGACTAACATCTGTCAGGCAGCTGACAAACAGCTATTCACGCTTGTTGAGTGGGCAAAGAGGATCCCACACTTTTCCTCCTTGCCTCTGGATGACCAGGTCATATTGCTACGGGCAG GCTGGAATGAACTCCTCATTGCCTCCTTTTCCCACCGATCCATTGATGTCCGAGATGGCATCCTCCTCGCCACAGGTCTTCACGTGCACCGCAACTCAGCCCATTCTGCAGGCGTGGGAGCCATCTTTGATCG GTCCCTCTCCAGGGTGCTGACAGAGCTAGTGTCCAAAATGCGTGACATGAGGATGGACAAGACAGAGCTTGGCTGCCTGAGGGCAATCATTCTGTTCAATCCAG ATGCCAAGGGCCTCTCCAACCCCAGTGAGGTAGAGGTCCTGCGAGAGAAAGTGTATGCATCACTGGAGACCTACTGCAAACAGAAGTACCCTGAGCAGCAGGGACG gtttgccAAACTGCTGCTACGTCTTCCTGCCCTCAGGTCCATCGGCCTTAAGTGTCTAGAACATCTGTTTTTCTTCAAGCTCATTGGTGACACCCCCATCGACACCTTTCTCATGGAGATGCTCGAGGCTCCCCATCAGCTGGCCTGA
- the RXRB gene encoding retinoic acid receptor RXR-beta isoform X4, producing MSWAARPPFLPQRHAAGQCGPVGVRKEMHCGVASRWRRRRPWLDPAAAAAAAGAGEQQTPEPEPGEAGRDGMGDSGRDSRSPDSSSPNPLPQGAPPPSPPGPPLPSSAAPSLGGSGAPPPPPMPPPPLGSPFPVISSSMGSPGLPPPAPPGFSGPVSSPQINSTVSLPGGGSGPPEDVKPPVLGVRGLHCPPPPGGPGAGKRLCAICGDRSSGKHYGVYSCEGCKGFFKRTIRKDLTYSCRDNKDCTVDKRQRNRCQYCRYQKCLATGMKREAVQEERQRGKDKDGDGEGAGGAPEEMPVDRILEAELAVEQKSDQGVEGPGGTGGSGSSPNDPVTNICQAADKQLFTLVEWAKRIPHFSSLPLDDQVILLRAGWNELLIASFSHRSIDVRDGILLATGLHVHRNSAHSAGVGAIFDRVLTELVSKMRDMRMDKTELGCLRAIILFNPDAKGLSNPSEVEVLREKVYASLETYCKQKYPEQQGRFAKLLLRLPALRSIGLKCLEHLFFFKLIGDTPIDTFLMEMLEAPHQLA from the exons ATGTCTTGGGCTGCTCGCCCGCCCTTCCTCCCCCAGCGGCATGCCGCAGGGCAGTGTGGGCCGGTGGGGGTGCGAAAAGAAATGCATTGTGGGGTCGCGTCCCGGTGGCGGCGGCGACGGCCCTGGCTGGATCCcgcggcagcagcggcggcggcgggagccgGAGAACAACAAACCCCGGAGCCGGAGCCGGGGGAGGCTGGACGGGACGGGATGGGCGACAGCGGGCGGG ACTCCCGAAGCCCAGATagttcctccccaaatccccttccCCAGGgggcccctcccccttctcctcctgggcCACCCTTACCGTCATCAGCAGCCCCATCCCTTGGAGGCTctggggccccacccccacccccgatgCCACCACCCCCACTGGGCTCCCCCTTCCCCGTCATCAGCTCTTCCATGGGGTCCCCTGGTCTGCCCCCTCCAGCTCCCCCAGGATTCTCCGGGCCTGTCAGCAGTCCCCAG ATTAACTCAACAGTGTCGCTCCCTGGGGGTGGGTCTGGCCCCCCTGAAGATGTGAAGCCACCAGTCTTAGGGGTCCGGGGCCTGCACTGTCCACCCCCTCCaggtggccctggggctggcaaACGGCTATGTGCAATCTGCGGGGACCGAAGCTCAG GCAAACACTATGGGGTTTACAGCTGTGAGGGCTGCAAAGGCTTCTTCAAGCGCACCATCCGGAAGGACCTGACCTACTCGTGCCGGGACAACAAAGACTGTACGGTGGACAAGCGCCAGCGGAACCGCTGTCAGTACTGCCGCTATCAGAAGTGCCTGGCCACGGGCATGAAGAGGGAGG cgGTACAGGAGGAGCGTCAGCGGGGGAAGGACAaggatggggatggggagggggctggaggagcccCTGAAGAGATGCCCGTGGACAGGATCctggaggcagagctggctgTGGAGCAGAAGAGTGACCAGGGCGTTGAGGGTCCTGGGGGAACCGGGGGTAGCGGCAGCAGC CCAAATGACCCTGTGACTAACATCTGTCAGGCAGCTGACAAACAGCTATTCACGCTTGTTGAGTGGGCAAAGAGGATCCCACACTTTTCCTCCTTGCCTCTGGATGACCAGGTCATATTGCTACGGGCAG GCTGGAATGAACTCCTCATTGCCTCCTTTTCCCACCGATCCATTGATGTCCGAGATGGCATCCTCCTCGCCACAGGTCTTCACGTGCACCGCAACTCAGCCCATTCTGCAGGCGTGGGAGCCATCTTTGATCG GGTGCTGACAGAGCTAGTGTCCAAAATGCGTGACATGAGGATGGACAAGACAGAGCTTGGCTGCCTGAGGGCAATCATTCTGTTCAATCCAG ATGCCAAGGGCCTCTCCAACCCCAGTGAGGTAGAGGTCCTGCGAGAGAAAGTGTATGCATCACTGGAGACCTACTGCAAACAGAAGTACCCTGAGCAGCAGGGACG gtttgccAAACTGCTGCTACGTCTTCCTGCCCTCAGGTCCATCGGCCTTAAGTGTCTAGAACATCTGTTTTTCTTCAAGCTCATTGGTGACACCCCCATCGACACCTTTCTCATGGAGATGCTCGAGGCTCCCCATCAGCTGGCCTGA
- the RXRB gene encoding retinoic acid receptor RXR-beta isoform X2 → MSWAARPPFLPQRHAAGQCGPVGVRKEMHCGVASRWRRRRPWLDPAAAAAAAGAGEQQTPEPEPGEAGRDGMGDSGRDSRSPDSSSPNPLPQGAPPPSPPGPPLPSSAAPSLGGSGAPPPPPMPPPPLGSPFPVISSSMGSPGLPPPAPPGFSGPVSSPQVRGCDPLTASPLSFPCFPCDPRSLCELPYGPLTFQSSNPGRPMVLVRPLALPEINSTVSLPGGGSGPPEDVKPPVLGVRGLHCPPPPGGPGAGKRLCAICGDRSSGKHYGVYSCEGCKGFFKRTIRKDLTYSCRDNKDCTVDKRQRNRCQYCRYQKCLATGMKREAVQEERQRGKDKDGDGEGAGGAPEEMPVDRILEAELAVEQKSDQGVEGPGGTGGSGSSPNDPVTNICQAADKQLFTLVEWAKRIPHFSSLPLDDQVILLRAGWNELLIASFSHRSIDVRDGILLATGLHVHRNSAHSAGVGAIFDRVLTELVSKMRDMRMDKTELGCLRAIILFNPDAKGLSNPSEVEVLREKVYASLETYCKQKYPEQQGRFAKLLLRLPALRSIGLKCLEHLFFFKLIGDTPIDTFLMEMLEAPHQLA, encoded by the exons ATGTCTTGGGCTGCTCGCCCGCCCTTCCTCCCCCAGCGGCATGCCGCAGGGCAGTGTGGGCCGGTGGGGGTGCGAAAAGAAATGCATTGTGGGGTCGCGTCCCGGTGGCGGCGGCGACGGCCCTGGCTGGATCCcgcggcagcagcggcggcggcgggagccgGAGAACAACAAACCCCGGAGCCGGAGCCGGGGGAGGCTGGACGGGACGGGATGGGCGACAGCGGGCGGG ACTCCCGAAGCCCAGATagttcctccccaaatccccttccCCAGGgggcccctcccccttctcctcctgggcCACCCTTACCGTCATCAGCAGCCCCATCCCTTGGAGGCTctggggccccacccccacccccgatgCCACCACCCCCACTGGGCTCCCCCTTCCCCGTCATCAGCTCTTCCATGGGGTCCCCTGGTCTGCCCCCTCCAGCTCCCCCAGGATTCTCCGGGCCTGTCAGCAGTCCCCAGGTGAGAGGTTGTGACCCACTTACTGCCtctccactttcatttccttgttttccttgTGACCCCAGATCCTTGTGTGAACTTCCCTATGGCCCACTGACCTTCCAGTCCTCTAATCCTGGCAGGCCTATGGTCCTTGTGAGACCTCTTGCCCTTCCTGAG ATTAACTCAACAGTGTCGCTCCCTGGGGGTGGGTCTGGCCCCCCTGAAGATGTGAAGCCACCAGTCTTAGGGGTCCGGGGCCTGCACTGTCCACCCCCTCCaggtggccctggggctggcaaACGGCTATGTGCAATCTGCGGGGACCGAAGCTCAG GCAAACACTATGGGGTTTACAGCTGTGAGGGCTGCAAAGGCTTCTTCAAGCGCACCATCCGGAAGGACCTGACCTACTCGTGCCGGGACAACAAAGACTGTACGGTGGACAAGCGCCAGCGGAACCGCTGTCAGTACTGCCGCTATCAGAAGTGCCTGGCCACGGGCATGAAGAGGGAGG cgGTACAGGAGGAGCGTCAGCGGGGGAAGGACAaggatggggatggggagggggctggaggagcccCTGAAGAGATGCCCGTGGACAGGATCctggaggcagagctggctgTGGAGCAGAAGAGTGACCAGGGCGTTGAGGGTCCTGGGGGAACCGGGGGTAGCGGCAGCAGC CCAAATGACCCTGTGACTAACATCTGTCAGGCAGCTGACAAACAGCTATTCACGCTTGTTGAGTGGGCAAAGAGGATCCCACACTTTTCCTCCTTGCCTCTGGATGACCAGGTCATATTGCTACGGGCAG GCTGGAATGAACTCCTCATTGCCTCCTTTTCCCACCGATCCATTGATGTCCGAGATGGCATCCTCCTCGCCACAGGTCTTCACGTGCACCGCAACTCAGCCCATTCTGCAGGCGTGGGAGCCATCTTTGATCG GGTGCTGACAGAGCTAGTGTCCAAAATGCGTGACATGAGGATGGACAAGACAGAGCTTGGCTGCCTGAGGGCAATCATTCTGTTCAATCCAG ATGCCAAGGGCCTCTCCAACCCCAGTGAGGTAGAGGTCCTGCGAGAGAAAGTGTATGCATCACTGGAGACCTACTGCAAACAGAAGTACCCTGAGCAGCAGGGACG gtttgccAAACTGCTGCTACGTCTTCCTGCCCTCAGGTCCATCGGCCTTAAGTGTCTAGAACATCTGTTTTTCTTCAAGCTCATTGGTGACACCCCCATCGACACCTTTCTCATGGAGATGCTCGAGGCTCCCCATCAGCTGGCCTGA
- the RXRB gene encoding retinoic acid receptor RXR-beta isoform X6, with product MPQGSVGRWGCEKKCIVGSRPGGGGDGPGWIPRQQRRRREPENNKPRSRSRGRLDGTGWATAGGINSTVSLPGGGSGPPEDVKPPVLGVRGLHCPPPPGGPGAGKRLCAICGDRSSGKHYGVYSCEGCKGFFKRTIRKDLTYSCRDNKDCTVDKRQRNRCQYCRYQKCLATGMKREAVQEERQRGKDKDGDGEGAGGAPEEMPVDRILEAELAVEQKSDQGVEGPGGTGGSGSSPNDPVTNICQAADKQLFTLVEWAKRIPHFSSLPLDDQVILLRAGWNELLIASFSHRSIDVRDGILLATGLHVHRNSAHSAGVGAIFDRVLTELVSKMRDMRMDKTELGCLRAIILFNPDAKGLSNPSEVEVLREKVYASLETYCKQKYPEQQGRFAKLLLRLPALRSIGLKCLEHLFFFKLIGDTPIDTFLMEMLEAPHQLA from the exons ATGCCGCAGGGCAGTGTGGGCCGGTGGGGGTGCGAAAAGAAATGCATTGTGGGGTCGCGTCCCGGTGGCGGCGGCGACGGCCCTGGCTGGATCCcgcggcagcagcggcggcggcgggagccgGAGAACAACAAACCCCGGAGCCGGAGCCGGGGGAGGCTGGACGGGACGGGATGGGCGACAGCGGGCGGG ATTAACTCAACAGTGTCGCTCCCTGGGGGTGGGTCTGGCCCCCCTGAAGATGTGAAGCCACCAGTCTTAGGGGTCCGGGGCCTGCACTGTCCACCCCCTCCaggtggccctggggctggcaaACGGCTATGTGCAATCTGCGGGGACCGAAGCTCAG GCAAACACTATGGGGTTTACAGCTGTGAGGGCTGCAAAGGCTTCTTCAAGCGCACCATCCGGAAGGACCTGACCTACTCGTGCCGGGACAACAAAGACTGTACGGTGGACAAGCGCCAGCGGAACCGCTGTCAGTACTGCCGCTATCAGAAGTGCCTGGCCACGGGCATGAAGAGGGAGG cgGTACAGGAGGAGCGTCAGCGGGGGAAGGACAaggatggggatggggagggggctggaggagcccCTGAAGAGATGCCCGTGGACAGGATCctggaggcagagctggctgTGGAGCAGAAGAGTGACCAGGGCGTTGAGGGTCCTGGGGGAACCGGGGGTAGCGGCAGCAGC CCAAATGACCCTGTGACTAACATCTGTCAGGCAGCTGACAAACAGCTATTCACGCTTGTTGAGTGGGCAAAGAGGATCCCACACTTTTCCTCCTTGCCTCTGGATGACCAGGTCATATTGCTACGGGCAG GCTGGAATGAACTCCTCATTGCCTCCTTTTCCCACCGATCCATTGATGTCCGAGATGGCATCCTCCTCGCCACAGGTCTTCACGTGCACCGCAACTCAGCCCATTCTGCAGGCGTGGGAGCCATCTTTGATCG GGTGCTGACAGAGCTAGTGTCCAAAATGCGTGACATGAGGATGGACAAGACAGAGCTTGGCTGCCTGAGGGCAATCATTCTGTTCAATCCAG ATGCCAAGGGCCTCTCCAACCCCAGTGAGGTAGAGGTCCTGCGAGAGAAAGTGTATGCATCACTGGAGACCTACTGCAAACAGAAGTACCCTGAGCAGCAGGGACG gtttgccAAACTGCTGCTACGTCTTCCTGCCCTCAGGTCCATCGGCCTTAAGTGTCTAGAACATCTGTTTTTCTTCAAGCTCATTGGTGACACCCCCATCGACACCTTTCTCATGGAGATGCTCGAGGCTCCCCATCAGCTGGCCTGA
- the SLC39A7 gene encoding zinc transporter SLC39A7: MARGLGAPHWVAVGLLTWAALGLLVAGHGGHGDLHEDLHEDFHGHSHRHSHEDFHHGHSHAHGHTHESIWHGHTHGHDHGHSHEDLHHGHSHGHSHENLYHRGHGHDHEHSHGGYGESGAPGIKQDLDTVTLWAYALGATVLISAAPFFVLFLIPVESNSPRHRSLLQILLSFASGGLLGDAFLHLIPHALEPHSHHPQEHPGHGHSHSGQGPILSVGLWVLSGIVAFLVVEKFVRHVKGGHGHSHGHEHTHGHTHGSHRHGRQERHSKEKQSSEEEEKEAGGLRKRKGGNMGPKDGPVRPENSEEGKTGSDLRVSGYLNLAADLAHNFTDGLAIGASFRGGRGLGILTTMTVLLHEVPHEVGDFAILVQSGCSKKQAMRLQLLTAIGALAGTACALLTEGGAVGSEVAGGTGPGWILPFTAGGFIYVATVSVLPELLREASPLQSLLEVLGLLGGVVMMVLIAHLE; the protein is encoded by the exons ATGGCCAGAGGCCTGGGGGCCCCCCACTGGGTGGCCGTGGGACTGCTGACCTGGGCGGCCTTAGGGCTGCTAGTGGCCGGACACGGGGGTCATGGCGACCTGCACGAGGACCTGCACGAGGACTTCCATGGCCACAGCCACAGGCACTCACATGAGGATTTCCACCATGGACACAGCCACGCCCATGGCCACACTCACGAGAGCATCTGGCATGGGCACACCCACGGTCACGACCATGGACATTCACATGAGGATTTGCACCATGGCCATAGCCATGGCCACTCCCATGAGAACCTCTACCACAGAGGACATGGACATGACCATGAACACAGCCATGGAGGCTATGGGGAGTCTGGGGCTCCGGGCATCAAGCAGGACCTGGACACTGTCACTCTCTGGGCCTAT GCATTGGGGGCCACAGTGCTGATCTCTGCAGCTCCATTTTTCGTCCTCTTCCTTATCCCTGTGGAGTCAAACTCCCCCCGGCACCGCTCTCTGCTCCAGATCTTGCTCAGTTTTGCTTCAGGTGGGCTCCTGGGAGATGCCTTCCTGCACCTCATTCCTCATGCCCTGG AACCTCATTCTCACCACCCTCAGGAGCATCCCGGACACGGACACTCCCACAGTG GCCAGGGCCCCATTCTGTCTGTGGGACTGTGGGTCCTCAGTGGAATTGTCGCCTTTCTTGTGGTGGAGAAGTTTGTGAGACATGTGAAAGGAGGACATGGACACAGTCATGGACATGAACATACTCATGGTCACACACATGGAAGTCATAGACATGGAAGACAGG agcGTCATTCAAAAGAGAAGCAGagctcagaggaagaagaaaaggaagcaggggggttgaggaagaggaaaggagggaacatGGGGCCCAAAGATGGGCCAGTGAGACCTGAGAATTCTGAAGAGGGAAAAACAGGTTCAG ACCTGCGTGTATCAGGGTACCTGAATCTGGCTGCTGACCTGGCACACAACTTCACAGATGGTCTGGCCATTGGGGCTTCATTTCGAGGGGGTCGGGGGCTGGGGATCCTGACCACAATGACTGTCCTCCTACATGAAGTGCCCCATGAAGTTGGGGACTTTGCCATCTTGGTCCAGTCTGGCTGCAGCAAAAAGCAG GCGATGCGTCTACAACTACTGACAGCAATAGGGGCACTGGCAGGCACAGCCTGTGCCCTCCTAACTGAAGGAGGGGCAGTGGGCAGTGAAGTCGCAGGCGGTACAGGTCCTGGCTGGATTCTGCCATTCACTGCAGGTGGCTTCATCTATGTAGCAACAGTGTCTGTGTTGCCTGAGCTGTTAAGGGAGGCATCACCATTGCAGTCACTTCTGGAGGTGCTGGGGCTGCTGGGGGGAGTTGTCATGATGGTGCTGATTGCCCACCTTGAGTGA